From the Fusobacterium ulcerans ATCC 49185 genome, the window GCAACTTTACCACCAGGCATACACCAAGCATTAGGAGTATCATCTTTTATAAGATTAAATTCCCATTGGTATTTAACTTTAGATGTTCTTTGTTCAGGATGTAGTTCAAAATATTTCTCTACAGCTTTGGCAATATTGTTTCCAACTTTTTTTACAAGCTTAGCATCATTATTATTCAATACAGTACTTTGTTTCATGACTTGAGCATATTGAGTATAACTGTTTTGGATAGTTTCTTCTTCATTTACTAAAAGAAGCTGTTTTCTTCCAGTAATAGGAGTACTAGAACACGAGATAAGGAAAAGAGCCAAAAATACCACTGATAAAACCTTTTTCATTTTCATAAAATCCCTCCGATGTAAATATGATATTTTTTCTTTGAATATTCTTTTATTTTTAGGTATAATAAGAATATTGATACTTTTATTTTACACAATTTGAAGGAGGATGTAAATTGAAATTTTTAGGAGTTATACCATCGAGATATGCCTCAACAAGATTAGAGGGAAAACCATTGAAGGATATATGTGGACATACAATGGTAGAATGGGTATATAGAAGAGCTCTTTTATCAAAACTAGATAATGTGGTAATTGCAACAGATGATGAAAAAATAATAAAAGAAGTAAAATCTTTTGGTGGAAATGTTATTATGACAAGAAAAGATCATATCAATGGAACAAGCAGAATAGCAGAAGTTTGTAAAACATATTCTGACTATGATGTTATTGTAAATATTCAAGGTGATGAGCCTTTAATAGAACCTGAGATGATAAATTCCATAATTGATTCATTTTTAAAAGATAAATCTATTGTTATGAGTACACTAAAACATAAATTAAATACTATGGAAGAAATAGAAAATCCAAATTTTGTAAAAGTAGTTACTGATAAAAATGATTTTGCAATATATTTTTCGAGAAGTGTGGTTCCTTATCCAAGAAATCTGGATTTAAAAAATTATTATAAGCATATAGGAATATATGGATATAAAAGAGATTTTGTAATGGAATATTCGAAAATGGAATCTACTCCTTTAGAACTTTCAGAATCTTTGGAACAGCTTAGAGTATTAGAAAATGGATATAAAATAAAAGTTATAGAAACTCCATATAAAATAATAGGTGTAGATACTCAAGAAGAACTGGATAAAGTTAGAAAGTACATCACAGAACATAATATAAAAATAAAATAACATCATTCAGGGGGAACAAAATTTATGAAAAAAAATTTAAGTAAAATATTTCTTGTAGTACTAATGGCTGTCTATATAGCTGGGTGTAGTTCTACACCTACTAAGAAACCTTCTTCTAGAGGAGGTTTTGGTGGTATATTTACAAGCTCAAAACCGCAAAAGGCACAGCATACAGATGCTGACTATGAGTTAGACTATAGTTTCTTTAAAGAAAAAGGACTTCCAATTCCTGATAATTTTAAAGGAAAATCTGTTGAATATCTAGTACCAGGAAATGATGTATTAAAAGAACATGGATACAGTTTCTTTAAAAAATATAATGAAAAAGAGATGCTTAAGTTTTTTAAAGATACAACTATAACAGGATATGGTTCAAATTCTAATTATTGGAGATGGAAGATAACATTTACTGAAAAGGAGTTAATGAATTCAGCAGCTCGTAATTTACCTATGGTATATAAAGTAAGACCAAGGGATGTGATGACATTAAGCAATGGAGAATGGAAATCCCTCCCTATAACTGCAGCAACAGTTGGAGAAGTAAAAAATGTAGAAGTAGCTGCAAGAGGAAGATCAGGAGTAATAACTTATCTGTTGGTAACTACTAATAAAAATAAATTTCTAGTATCTAAAGAATTAAATGTAAGAAAGCTTCTTACTGCAGATAAAAATAGTACCAAAACTAATAGAACTATTCCTCTTTATGGAACAAAAGGTGGAACTGAAAGTTATAACTTAAAAGCTTTAAGAAATAATATAACTCTTTTACCATCAGCTTATTTTGCTATAGAAAAAAGTTCTGGAAATATAACTTTATATGGTGGAGGAAATGGTCATGGAGTAGGTATGCCCCAATGGACAGCATATGATTTAACTAAAAATTATAATTATTCATATAAAGATGTATTAAAAAGATATTATCCTAATACTGATATAAAAAATATGTATAGCATGAAGGGTGTGGATAAAAATATCAGAGTTGGAATAAGCAACAGTAATGGTGGATTAGATCATACAAGAGTTGCTCTTCATAGTGGAGGAAAATTAAAAATAATAGGGTCAGGATTTAAAATAGATGTACCTGTAAGACAAAAAATAGAGGTTATAAATGAAGGGAAAAAACTTTCTATAAAAGTAAATGGAAAACAAAGAGTAAAAACTGTTAATCCAGTAGTAGTTGAAGGGACTGGATATTATATCACTCTAGAAGGAATAAAAAAGGTACATACAACAAATCCTAACTATCGTGGAACTATAGAATTAAAACCTTCAAGAACTGCCAGCAGAGGTATCAGAATAATAAATGAAATCTATATGGAAGATTATCTAAAACAGGTAGTTCCTAGTGAAATGCCACAAAGTTTTGGAGTAGAAGCTCTTAAAGCTCAAGCAGTTGCAGCTAGAACTTATGCATTAAGTGATTATTTGAAATTTAGATATAAAAATGAAGGATTTCATGTAAAAGATACTACTGAAAGTCAGGTGTATAATAATCAGGTTGAAAACGATGATGCAAAAGAAGCTATTGAGAGTACAAAAGGAAAAGTTTTAATGCATGGAGATAATCCAGTAGATGCAAAGTATTTTTCTACATCAGGAGGATTTACTGAAGCAGCAAATTATGTATGGTAATCTTTCTGAGAGTACCACCATAAAGAAATAAGAATAAAGCAACTAGCAAAGAAAATATGACAATAAAAATAGGCTATCCTTACTAAAGATAGCCCATTTTTATTTAAAGAAATAAAGCAAAGCCACATTTTTGCTTATTTTTAGAATTTTAAGAAAATATTTAGAATTTATGAACAACTTCTAGGAATGGATAAATGAATGCTGCTAGTCATATACTTGGCCTGTCAGTGGATATACCAAAAGTATTACTCATTTAGAATAAAATTTTAATGGTATTTCATTTAATATTGTTATTCCAAAAGCTGTATTTTCTAGGTTGAAATATACAGAAATTGATCTGTTGTAATTATTTAAATGCTGTGTAATATAGTAATCAGTTGATACTCCAAACTCTGGATGATTTCTATAATTTGTTGGAGCATGTGTCCATCCATCACTTCTAGGATAAGATACAAGCAAAGATTCTTGAGACAATCTATTTAATTCCATATCATTAAGCTTAATACTTGTTTGTGAACTGTCATAAAAAATTGTGATGGAAGTAATAGTTCCATCTGTAATTTCTTGGAAGTTTTTATCTTTTTCTGAATCTACTTGGTTTGCTATTGTTACTTCTAGAAGAGTTTCATTTTTTTCTAATAACCTAATAATAGAACCACCTGGATAAATTCCTTTACTATCTTTAGATAGTGAAAAATTAGAGCGTACTTCATAATAATCTTCACTAACCAAAGGCAAGAGATGAGGTGTTTGTGTACTAATAATCCACCCCTTATCAAGAAATTGTTTTAAAGTACTTGGGATAGGATAATATATATTATTAATTGTGAGTCCAAATTCAGTTATATTCTCCATCCTTTTATGTTCATCCCCCTTTTTTTCTATGTCACTTGCCTTTGATGCAATAATTGATAAGAAGAAGCAAAAGTATAGAGTAAATATCAGCATTTTTTTCATATTTTTCTAATCCTTTCTGCAAAAAGTCTGAAACTCTATATAGATATAAGTTTAATCAATAGCCAGTCAATAATAATAGTTTAATTTAAACTTAATCTTCTTTTAAAATAAGTTCTTCCTTAAAAAGTCCCATTTCAATTATGTCATGATATTTTCCAAATCTGAAAAGTTCTTTTCTTCTTACTCCTTCTTGTTTGAAACCAACTTTCTCATAACATTTTTTTCCTTTTTCATTGAAGCTGAAATAATCAAGGTCAATTTTATGAATATTCATTTCATCAAAAATAAAGCTGCAAAGAGTCCGAAGAGTATCACTTCCATAACCTTTTCCTTGATATTCTTCTCCAAGCCATAGTCCAATAACCACTTTCCTATTTTTAGAATCATAGGAATTTATTCCACATCCACCAATATATTTGCCACTTTCTTTTTCTTCAATAGCAAAATTAAAAGCAGGACCACTGTTACTCATAGCTTTTTCTACAAATTCTCTTTGAGCAGCCATAGAGAAAGGAAAGACATCAACTCTTCCAAGCATTGTTCTTATATTTAGAGTATTTATAAGCTTAAAAGAAATTTCAATATCACTTTCTTTATAAGCACGCAGAATTATTTTCTTTCCTTCTATCATAACAACCTCCTAAAGATTTTCTAAATATTGTACAAGAAGCTTATATGTATTGTCAAATGATTCCAAGTTTAAACGCTCATTAGGAGTGTGAACATCATAAGATTCAGCTCCCAATGTAACTATATCAATATCAGGAATAATTTTTTTGAATACTCCACATTCAAGACCACCATGAGTAGCTTTTATCTGAATATCTTTATCATAAAAATCTTTATATACAGTTTTTAAGATTTCTCTCATAACAGAATCTTCACTATATTCCCATGCTGGATAACGTGAACCACTTTCCCATTCAAAACCAAATATATTACAGAAATTAACTAATATTTCCATACCTTCATCATTATATGATTCTATTGCTCCACGAAGAGAGTATGTACAGATAACTTCATTATCTATAGTTTTAATTACACCCATATTTTGAGAAGCGACTGTAAGTCCATCAATTACCATACTTCTATGTTTAAATCCATTAGGAAGCATATAGAACATAGTAATTATAGAATCACTTATATCTTTTGAGCACATTTTTTCTGTTTTATCTTCATAAACTTCTATAGTAAGGCCAGCGTCACTGTACATAAGTTCTTTTTTAATTTTTTTTCTTTGTTCGGTAACAATATTTTTGATTTTTTCAAAATCAGCTGCACTGGCAAAAATAGCAGTAGCTTCTCTAGGAATAGCATTTTCCTTAGAACCTCCATCTATATTTACAAGGTTGATTCCAGCTTCTTTGTTTAAATGATAAAGAACTCTGCTGCATATTTTATTTGAGTTTCCTCTTTCAAGATGAATGTTTCCTCCTGAATGTCCTCCATAGAGTCCTCTTACTTCCAATCTGTAAGCAGAAGAGCTGCATTTAACCATTTCTAATTTCTTTTTCAGTCTAAATCTCAGACCTCCAGAGCAAGAAACATAAGTACTTAATGAACTGCTGTTATCTAAGTTAATAAGTCTTTTTGAAGTAAAATCATTTTTATCAAGAGCTTGAGCACCTATAAGACCAACTTCTTCACACACTGTAAAAACACATTCAAGAGCAGGATGTTTTAAAGTTTTATCAGCAAGAACAGCCATTGTCAAAGCAGCTCCGACCCCATCATCAGCTCCTAGAGTAGTTCCTTTTGCTCTTACAAAGCCATCTTCTATGTATAATTTTAAAGAATCTTTTTCAAAATCAAAATCACAGTCTCCATTTTTTTCACAAACCATGTCTATATGAGATTGAAGAATAATTGCAGGATGATTCTCATAACCTTCACTTGCAGGTTTGTAAATTATGACATTGTATAATTTGTCTTGTTTTACTTTTAGTCCTAAGTCCTCAGCAAATTTTACAAGATAGTCACTTAATTCTTTTTCATTGTGTGAGCCATGAGGAATTCTAGAAATATCCTCAAAATATTTTTGGTGTGGCAGATATTCATTTAAAACATAATTCATTTTTACTCCTCCCGTATTTTCAAAGTCTTATGTAATTATTACCCCAAAATATCATTTTTAGCAAGAGATATTTTGATTTTTTTTAAATATTAAGGTATATATATAAGTGAGAACATAAAATATGAGCCGGGAGGATAAAATGGATTATACATTAATAAAGTGGAATAAAGAAAATTATAAAGAGTTTATTAGCGAATTAAAGGGAATGCAGGACAAACAATACAGAGAATTTCATAATAAAATAATTGGAGCAGAGGTTGAAGTTATTGGTTTAAGAAGTCCAGTGGTGAAAGATATAGCTAAGAAAATAGCCAAAGGAGATTGGAAAGGGTTCCTTGCTCAAAAGAAAGGAAAATATTATGAAGAAACTACTTTAAGAGGACAAGTCATAGGTTTTGCTAAAGCAGATAAAGAGATAATAAAAGAGTATATAGAAAAATATACTGATGAAATAGATAATTGGGGAGTATGTGACAGTTTTATTGGTAATCTGAAAATAATAAAAAAAGAGAAAGAATATTTTTATCCAATGGTTAAAAAAATGGCAGAATCTAAAGATCAATGGAAGATAAGATTTGGGCTTATAACCCTTATGTCTTATTATATAGAAAAAGAGTATATAGATGAAATATTTGAAATATGTTCAAGAGTAGAAAATAAAGAATATTATGTACAAATGGGGCAGGCATGGCTTATTTCAACATTGTTTATAAAATTCAGAGATGAAACTTTAGAATACTTGAAAGATAATTCTTTGGATAAATGGACGCAGAATAAAGCTATCCAAAAAATAAGAGAATCATTCAGAGTAAGTGAAGAAGATAAAGAATTGGTAAAGGGTCTAAAGAAGTAGATTTAGGAGGCAGCAGTATGTTTCACAAGATAGATATGGAAACTTGGGAAAGAAAAGAATATTACCATTATTACATAAATTTTATAAAGTCTAAATATAATCTTAATGTTGATATAGATATAACAAAACTTTTAAAATTAGTGAAAGAAAAGAAATTAAAATTTTATCCTACAATTATTTATGCAGTTATGAGAGGAATAAATAAAAACAGAGAATTTAGAATGAGCTATGATAAAGAGGGCAATTTAGGTTATTGGGATTATTGTAATCCCTCTTATACCATTTTTCATGAAGACGACAAGACTTTTTCAGATATATGGAGTGAATATTCAGAAGATTTTTCGGTTTTTTATTCCAATGTAGTAAATGATATGGAGAAATATAAAGATGTAAAGGGAATAAAAAGCAAGCCTGGACGAGGGGACAATTTTTCTCCAGTATCTTCTATCCCATGGCTGAGCTTTACAGGTTATAGCAATGATACTTACAGTGAGTCAAATATGCTTTTTCCTGTAACAGTATTTGGAAAATATTATGAAAAAGAAGGGAAAATATTGCTTCCATTTTCTGTTTTTGCTGTTCATGCAGTAGCTGATGGATATCATACCTGCAAACTAATAAATGATATTCAAGAAATAATTTTAGATGTAGAAATATGGATGAATATATAAAAGAGGTCGATTAATTTCGACCTCTTTGTTTTTAAAAAATAATTATTTACCTTGAGTTTGATTATTGCTCAATATTTTAATATAGCAATCAATAACTTTATGAAAAGCATATATTTCTTCTTCAGTACAATGTTCAAGAAGATATTCAATAGTATGATTTAAATTTTTTAAATCATACATTTTGTGAGCAAGACTTAATTCTGCACCTTTTGGAGTTGGATATAAATGAAAGATTTTTTTATTAGTTTCACCTTTCTCTTTAAAAATATATCCATTTTCCTCAAGCATTTTAATAATTTGAGAAATTCCTCCTTTAGTCCTGTACCATTTAGAAGCTAATTCTGTAACAGTAATTTTAGGATTTTCTTCAATATCAGTTAAAATATGTATTCCCAACATATTTATCTTATCCTCAGTTCCATAAGTATGAGGAGTATTGGTATAATCATTGTATAATTTTACAAAGTTATAAATATGATTAATTCTTTCTTTCATCATATGAAAAAGTTCAGCACTTGGTTCTTTTTTCTTCTTCAAGTTCATCTATCCTTTCCTTAAAATATCGAATCTTTTAATAATTAAACTATTTATTTGAAATAAAGATTGTTACACCTTAGTATATAATAAAAAAAAATGTTTGTCTATTATTTAAAACAATAAAAATAATTTAATCATTAAATAATTATAAG encodes:
- a CDS encoding SpoIID/LytB domain-containing protein, which encodes MKKNLSKIFLVVLMAVYIAGCSSTPTKKPSSRGGFGGIFTSSKPQKAQHTDADYELDYSFFKEKGLPIPDNFKGKSVEYLVPGNDVLKEHGYSFFKKYNEKEMLKFFKDTTITGYGSNSNYWRWKITFTEKELMNSAARNLPMVYKVRPRDVMTLSNGEWKSLPITAATVGEVKNVEVAARGRSGVITYLLVTTNKNKFLVSKELNVRKLLTADKNSTKTNRTIPLYGTKGGTESYNLKALRNNITLLPSAYFAIEKSSGNITLYGGGNGHGVGMPQWTAYDLTKNYNYSYKDVLKRYYPNTDIKNMYSMKGVDKNIRVGISNSNGGLDHTRVALHSGGKLKIIGSGFKIDVPVRQKIEVINEGKKLSIKVNGKQRVKTVNPVVVEGTGYYITLEGIKKVHTTNPNYRGTIELKPSRTASRGIRIINEIYMEDYLKQVVPSEMPQSFGVEALKAQAVAARTYALSDYLKFRYKNEGFHVKDTTESQVYNNQVENDDAKEAIESTKGKVLMHGDNPVDAKYFSTSGGFTEAANYVW
- the kdsB gene encoding 3-deoxy-manno-octulosonate cytidylyltransferase, giving the protein MKFLGVIPSRYASTRLEGKPLKDICGHTMVEWVYRRALLSKLDNVVIATDDEKIIKEVKSFGGNVIMTRKDHINGTSRIAEVCKTYSDYDVIVNIQGDEPLIEPEMINSIIDSFLKDKSIVMSTLKHKLNTMEEIENPNFVKVVTDKNDFAIYFSRSVVPYPRNLDLKNYYKHIGIYGYKRDFVMEYSKMESTPLELSESLEQLRVLENGYKIKVIETPYKIIGVDTQEELDKVRKYITEHNIKIK
- a CDS encoding MarR family transcriptional regulator yields the protein MNLKKKKEPSAELFHMMKERINHIYNFVKLYNDYTNTPHTYGTEDKINMLGIHILTDIEENPKITVTELASKWYRTKGGISQIIKMLEENGYIFKEKGETNKKIFHLYPTPKGAELSLAHKMYDLKNLNHTIEYLLEHCTEEEIYAFHKVIDCYIKILSNNQTQGK
- the pepD gene encoding beta-Ala-His dipeptidase; translation: MNYVLNEYLPHQKYFEDISRIPHGSHNEKELSDYLVKFAEDLGLKVKQDKLYNVIIYKPASEGYENHPAIILQSHIDMVCEKNGDCDFDFEKDSLKLYIEDGFVRAKGTTLGADDGVGAALTMAVLADKTLKHPALECVFTVCEEVGLIGAQALDKNDFTSKRLINLDNSSSLSTYVSCSGGLRFRLKKKLEMVKCSSSAYRLEVRGLYGGHSGGNIHLERGNSNKICSRVLYHLNKEAGINLVNIDGGSKENAIPREATAIFASAADFEKIKNIVTEQRKKIKKELMYSDAGLTIEVYEDKTEKMCSKDISDSIITMFYMLPNGFKHRSMVIDGLTVASQNMGVIKTIDNEVICTYSLRGAIESYNDEGMEILVNFCNIFGFEWESGSRYPAWEYSEDSVMREILKTVYKDFYDKDIQIKATHGGLECGVFKKIIPDIDIVTLGAESYDVHTPNERLNLESFDNTYKLLVQYLENL
- a CDS encoding DNA alkylation repair protein, with amino-acid sequence MDYTLIKWNKENYKEFISELKGMQDKQYREFHNKIIGAEVEVIGLRSPVVKDIAKKIAKGDWKGFLAQKKGKYYEETTLRGQVIGFAKADKEIIKEYIEKYTDEIDNWGVCDSFIGNLKIIKKEKEYFYPMVKKMAESKDQWKIRFGLITLMSYYIEKEYIDEIFEICSRVENKEYYVQMGQAWLISTLFIKFRDETLEYLKDNSLDKWTQNKAIQKIRESFRVSEEDKELVKGLKK
- a CDS encoding chloramphenicol acetyltransferase, which produces MFHKIDMETWERKEYYHYYINFIKSKYNLNVDIDITKLLKLVKEKKLKFYPTIIYAVMRGINKNREFRMSYDKEGNLGYWDYCNPSYTIFHEDDKTFSDIWSEYSEDFSVFYSNVVNDMEKYKDVKGIKSKPGRGDNFSPVSSIPWLSFTGYSNDTYSESNMLFPVTVFGKYYEKEGKILLPFSVFAVHAVADGYHTCKLINDIQEIILDVEIWMNI
- a CDS encoding GNAT family N-acetyltransferase, which codes for MIEGKKIILRAYKESDIEISFKLINTLNIRTMLGRVDVFPFSMAAQREFVEKAMSNSGPAFNFAIEEKESGKYIGGCGINSYDSKNRKVVIGLWLGEEYQGKGYGSDTLRTLCSFIFDEMNIHKIDLDYFSFNEKGKKCYEKVGFKQEGVRRKELFRFGKYHDIIEMGLFKEELILKED